One window of Camelina sativa cultivar DH55 chromosome 4, Cs, whole genome shotgun sequence genomic DNA carries:
- the LOC104783783 gene encoding cytosolic sulfotransferase 5-like, translating to MDEQKISVNLRNEELNEETKTLISSLPSDKDSSGKDVCKYQGCWYTHHALQAVLSFQKNFKPQDSDVIVASFPKCGTTWLKALTFALLHRSKYSSLHDHHHPLLYNNPHVLVPYLEMNLYYYSEEPDLTKFSSSPRLFATHMPSHTLQEGLKDATCKIVYMCRNVKDTLVSYWHFFCKKQMNDEVISSFEDTFESFCRGVSLFGPFWDQVLSYWRGSLEDPNHVLFMKYEEMKAEPREQIKRLAEFLYI from the coding sequence ATGGATGAGCAAAAGATTTCGGTGAACTTGAGAAACGAAGAGTTAAACGAAGAAACAAAGACTCTCATCTCTTCACTTCCTTCAGACAAAGACTCCAGTGGAAAAGATGTTTGTAAGTACCAAGGATGTTGGTATACTCACCATGCTCTACAAGCTGTCCTCAGTTTCCAAAAAAACTTCAAGCCTCAAGACAGCGATGTCATCGTTGCTTCGTTCCCTAAATGTGGTACAACTTGGCTCAAAGCACTTACATTCGCACTCCTTCATAGATCAAAATACTCTTCTcttcatgatcatcatcatcctcttctttaTAATAACCCGCATGTTCTTGTACCCTATCTTGAGATGAATCTCTATTACTATAGCGAAGAACCGGACCTAACCAAGTTCTCGTCATCTCCGAGGCTGTTTGCGACACACATGCCATCACATACCCTGCAAGAAGGTCTCAAAGATGCTACTTGTAAAATTGTGTATATGTGCAGGAACGTGAAAGACACTTTGGTTTCATATTGGCACTTCTTTTGTAAGAAACAAATGAACGATGAAGTAATAAGTAGTTTCGAGGATACGTTTGAGTCTTTTTGTAGGGGAGTCAGCCTTTTTGGACCTTTTTGGGATCAAGTCTTAAGCTACTGGAGAGGAAGCTTAGAAGATCCCAATCATGTGCTTTTTATGAAGTATGAGGAGATGAAAGCAGAACCTCGTGAGCAGATCAAGAGACTTGCTGAGTTCTTATATATCTga